A single Rhinolophus ferrumequinum isolate MPI-CBG mRhiFer1 chromosome 20, mRhiFer1_v1.p, whole genome shotgun sequence DNA region contains:
- the C20H7orf25 gene encoding UPF0415 protein C7orf25 homolog — protein sequence MSAHSMLCERIAIAKELIKRAESLSRSRKGGIEGGAKLCSKLKAELKFLQKVEAGKVAIKESHLQSTNLTHLRAIVDSAENLEEVVSVLHVFGYLDTLGEKQSLVVDVVANGGHTWVKAIGRKAEALHNIWLGRGQYGDKSIIEQAEDFLQASHQQPVQYSNPHIIFAFYNSVSSPMAEKLKEMGISVRGDIVAVNSLLDHPEELQPSESESDDEGPELLQVTRVDRENILASVAFPTEIKVDVCKRVNLDITTLITYVSALSYGGCHFIFKEKVLTEQAEQERKEQVLPQLEAFMKDKELFACESAVKDFQSILDTLGGPGERERATMLIKRINVVPDQPSDRALRLVASSKVNSRSLTIFGTGDTLKAITMTANSGFVRAANNQGVKFSVFIHQPRALTESKEALASPLPKDYTTDSEH from the coding sequence ATGTCTGCACACTCCATGCTCTGTGAACGAATCGCCATAGCCAAGGAACTAATCAAGAGAGCAGAATCACTTTCTAGATCGAGAAAAGGTGGCATTGAAGGTGGTGCAAAGCTGTGCAGCAAGTTGAAGGCTGAACTAAAATTCTTACAGAAAGTAGAAGCCGGGAAAGTAGCTATTAAGGAATCCCATTTACAGAGCACTAATCTAACGCACCTGAGAGCCATAGTGGACTCCGCAGAGAACCTGGAAGAAGTCGTTAGTGTTCTCCATGTTTTTGGTTACCTAGATACCTTGGGGGAAAAGCAGAGCCTTGTAGTggatgttgttgcaaatggggGCCACACTTGGGTGAAAGCAATTGGCCGAAAGGCTGAAGCTCTGCACAACATTTGGCTGGGCAGGGGCCAATATGGTGACAAAAGCATCATCGAGCAAGCTGAAGACTTCCTTCAGGCTAGTCACCAGCAGCCAGTACAGTATAGCAATCCTCACATCATCTTTGCCTTTTATAACAGTGTTTCCAGCCCTATGGCAGAGAAGCTGAAAGAAATGGGCATATCTGTGAGAGGAGACATCGTAGCAGTTAACTCTCTGTTAGATCACCCTGAAGAGCTCCAACCGAGTGAGAGTGAATCAGATGATGAGGGCCCTGAGCTTTTACAGGTGACTAGAGTTGACCGAGAAAATATATTAGCGAGTGTTGCATTTCCAACAGAGATTAAGGTGGATGTGTGCAAAAGAGTAAATCTGGACATCACTACTTTAATCACCTATGTATCTGCCCTCAGCTATGGAGGTTGCCActttatctttaaagaaaaagtactcACAGAACAAGCAGAGCAAGAGAGGAAAGAGCAGGTTCTACCACAGCTGGAGGCATTTATGAAGGACAAGGAGCTGTTTGCTTGTGAATCGGCTGTCAAGGATTTTCAGTCAATTCTAGATACTTTAGGAGGAcctggtgagagagagagggccACTATGCTAATTAAGCGAATTAATGTGGTGCCAGACCAGCCTTCTGATCGTGCCTTGAGACTAGTGGCCAGTTCAAAAGTCAATAGTCGCTCATTAACGATTTTCGGAACAGGAGACACCCTAAAAGCAATCACAATGACTGCCAATAGTGGTTTTGTCAGAGCTGCCAACAACCAGGGTGTTAAATTTAGTGTGTTTATCCATCAGCCCAGAGCACTTACTGAGAGCAAAGAGGCTCTAGCCTCCCCCTTACCCAAAGACTACACAACTGACTCTGAACACtaa